TGCGCGAGGCGTTGGGATGCTAGGCATCGGCTCGCGCGGGCGCGGGTGTGAGCCCGGGGTGCTCCCCGGGCTTTCCTGTTGGTGACAGGCGTGACGAACTGAGGGCGGTTCAGAGAGAATGGCGGCACCATCGAGGCAGCGAAGACCGATCAAGCGTGCCCAGAGCGCCGGCGGCGTGGTGTACAATCGCGCCGGCGACGAGGTGCGGATCCTGATCCTGCAGCATGAGGCCGGCAAGTGGATGTTGCCCAAGGGCACCATCGAGCCCGGGGAGACCTCCGAGGCCGTTGCATTGCGCGAGGTGTGCGAGGAAGCAGGACTCTCGAATGTGCGCGTGGTGAGCGACCTTGGGCGAGAGCGGTACTCGTTCTTCTGGCGCACCGAGGACACGTTCTATGACAAGACCGTCCACTACTTCCTCCTGGAGTTCCTCGGCGGGGAGGAAACCCGGCCCCAGCGCGAAGAAGGATTCGTGGCCGCGGAGTGGGTAACGTTCACCGAGGCGCTGGCGCGGATCAAGTACAACGAGACGCGCGAGATTGTTCGCCGGGCGCAGAGCGCGCTGGAATGCCTGGCGACGGCTGGGGAGGCAGAGGGATGAGTCGCGAGGTTGACGAGCGCGTCCGGCGCGTTATGCAGCAGTACTCCGACCACCTGAACCCCTCGTGGGTTCAGGGCTACAAGTTCCTCGGCGTGGAGACGCTGGAGGTCGAAGCCCAGGGGGCCGTGATTCGAGACGCCTACGGCCGCGAGTATCTGGACTTCGCCTGCGGCCCCGCGGTCTTCATCGTGGGACACCGCCACCCCAAGGTTGTCGAAGCCGTACGGCGCGAGCTCGACCGGATGCCGCTCTCGGTGCGGATCATGCCCAACGAGCCGATGGGTCAGCTCGCTGCGCTCCTGGCTGAGATCACGCCGGGCGATCTCCAGTACGTGTTCTTCTGCAACAGCGGCGCGGAGGCGAACGAGGGAGCGCTCAAGTTGGCGCGCGCCGCGACCGGGCGACCCGAGATCATCGCCACGATCGGCGCGTTCCACGGCAAGACGCTGGGCGCCCTTTCGGTTTCCGGGCGGGAAATGTACCGCAAGCCATTCGAGCCGCTGGTGCCCGGCGTCGTCCATGTGCCGTTCGGGGAT
This DNA window, taken from Armatimonadota bacterium, encodes the following:
- a CDS encoding NUDIX domain-containing protein → MAAPSRQRRPIKRAQSAGGVVYNRAGDEVRILILQHEAGKWMLPKGTIEPGETSEAVALREVCEEAGLSNVRVVSDLGRERYSFFWRTEDTFYDKTVHYFLLEFLGGEETRPQREEGFVAAEWVTFTEALARIKYNETREIVRRAQSALECLATAGEAEG